Proteins encoded together in one Styela clava chromosome 12, kaStyClav1.hap1.2, whole genome shotgun sequence window:
- the LOC144430417 gene encoding uncharacterized protein LOC144430417 — protein MEEEFQKYEAEINIGSESVEDTSSEDEESHYIYDDLLGPRGSPSVQPSFSSVYTTPISMGPAINLGLDLFAQPFSSDSDEELSQFTTLQPIRPASYAYVEQQQSPQLQFNYPTIQTSSDIPSTSTTTPRVGRPPSRRWRRGRPRMSRSPQYQQTSLIQIRRGRPRMSRSPQYQQTSPIQISPATTPTHPVSSPLPSTPRSSVWDENESEHPPQPIPFTGQSRHHLKGDQSLHYRFYFNFWIMIFGITSHPKPTCMRNKRSKELEIVRPHEVMSVNGNQ, from the exons atggaggAAGAGTTTCAGAAATATGAAGCAGAAATTAACATTGGGAGTGAGAGCGTGGAAGATACTTCAAGTGAAGACGAGGAATCTCATTATATTTATGATGACCTTCTGG GGCCAAGAGGTTCACCTTCAGTTCAGCCGTCTTTTTCATCTGTATACACCACCCCAATCTCGATGGGACCAGCAATAAATTTGGGATTGGATTTATTTGCTCAGCCATTTTCATCGGACTCAGATGAAGAGTTGAGTCAGTTTACAACACTCCAACCCATTCGGCCTGCATCCTATGCATATGTGGAACAGCAACAGAGCCCACAGCTGCAATTCAATTATCCCACAAtccagacttcttcagacattcCTTCAACATCCACGACTACACCACGTGTAGGAAGGCCCCCTTCGAGAAGATGGCGCCGTGGTCGTCCTAGGATGTCTAGAAGTCCTCAATATCAACAAACCTCACTGATCCAAATACGCCGTGGTCGTCCTAGGATGTCTAGAAGTCCTCAATATCAACAAACCTCACCGATCCAAATATCACCAGCCACAACGCCAACCCATCCAGTTTCAAGTCCATTGCCATCTACCCCAAGATCTTCAGTTTGGGATGAAAATGAATCCGAACATCCTCCACAACCTATTCCATTCACAGGTCAGTCTCGGCATCACCTGAAAGGTGACCAATCTCTCCATTATCggttctatttcaatttttggataATGATTTTTGGGATAACATCACATCCCAAACCAACTTGTATGCGGAACAAGAGAAGCAAAGAATTGGAGATAGTGCGACCCCACGAAGTTATGTCAGTGAATGGAAACCAGTAA